Proteins co-encoded in one Nicotiana sylvestris chromosome 7, ASM39365v2, whole genome shotgun sequence genomic window:
- the LOC104232231 gene encoding uncharacterized protein has translation MKKSNFLRNSKEMLTKSFNSAKCKTSLKLASSRLKLLKNKKEVAVKQMKREVAQLLDSGQDRTARIRVEHVVREEKMIAAYDLIEIYCELIVARLPIIESQKNCPIDLKEAITSVVFASPRCGDIPELLDVRKHFTAKYGKEFISAAVELRPDCGVSRMLVEKLSAKAPDGQTKIRILGAIAVEHGVQWDPKSAEEAESVPPNDLLNGSGSLQKAGNIHEDPPHSEAADVRTPLDHGNRPNASPNIPEQNARSSPRTQNFVSAHGGGRGIAPSSNYHHGVGPSGFRDEGLEAEQSFPADGNFSVGRQNWNMEFKDATSAAQAAAVSAERASLAARAAAELSRFTRQYSSESQRSEVQSSGGRGPGRYDTSSCEQFHKDSSTSSLPDRNPRFQNERIGSLQHEDLARARRQFHDDNYGTSVVGEPGKYDTSSIHEHFPKDPVISSSPDRNSRFQHERTDGLQRDNLSRVTRHHNESHGTSDRPGSQVPSGSTGSINNDNSFSSLEEGDRYMQKSLSKEDSRDKMIMKNDSTGRTESQSMSGFENDSTENFNYFGEKTTTKDPKINSSDSYLSTSDFGENIPHSSHRSFGYDATNDPYTGVYQGHVPSETVNKNSHDSASVAFDDSGSEDEDHIKFDSDPVYDDQQAKLYFPSPERKSPTYDSANKNSWSFHYDKSPEKSPLSSEIFVERHSPQLSENLVASGNDSRPENVVPTFDDSDCMNSESDSEMVRSPIGRSKDIQNVSYEHAWNHDSPRSSSLSDKMVSGGVQRQVKGDKSDSLSFSSEDEHKHKKSQDRKDDGSAPALPRTQTDDGSLASSVSGFEKELTFGKLTGGLKHKGHIPPPYIRSQLNNVSSSVEKPQESPELRSQAVAPPKSSVGLGVRMKRDEKSSSRLEGTRSDSDTDSSDDDFSQETSSYRQKTGRKVNTKHAVLRGSTTYFDSDSSDSEVGPKEQSLAGRSQLGSGFSRRTKASSSSLDTNFSSKFKMSYEAAVNSDSGSDRKSSRNSFSAKVQEHQKPVMNSYVADTQVPQRLTRNFDSGDIHEAPSDKRKSSEQPSVRPTVSRPNSQPKITSQEGSRKSRVEQPSSSAQMAATSGSNDALKAPASSGNKFSREDSMNKASHVHPKLPDYDDIAAKLQALRMNPK, from the exons ATGAAGAAGTCGAATTTTTTAAGAAATTCAAAAGAAATGCTCACCAAGAGCTTCAATTCCGCCAAATG TAAGACGTCGTTAAAGCTGGCGTCATCAAGGTTGAAATTGTTGAAGAACAAGAAGGAAGTGGCAGTGAAGCAGATGAAAAGAGAAGTGGCGCAGTTGCTCGATTCTGGCCAGGACCGGACTGCCCGAATTCGC GTGGAACATGTAGTTAGGGAGGAGAAGATGATAGCAGCATATGATCTTATTGAGATTTACTGCGAACTGATCGTGGCACGCTTGCCTATTATTGAGTCACAAAA AAATTGCCCCATTGACTTGAAGGAAGCAATTACCAGTGTAGTGTTTGCTTCACCAAGGTGTGGAGACATACCAGAACTTCTAGATGTGCGGAAGCATTTTACTGCAAAGTACGGAAAAGAATTTATCAGTGCAGCAGTTGAGCTCCGTCCTGATTGTGGAGTTAGCCGCATG TTGGTTGAGAAGTTATCTGCCAAGGCACCTGATGGGCAGACCAAAATCAGAATCTTGGGAGCAATTGCTGTGGAACATGGTGTTCAATGGGATCCTAAATCAGCAGAGGAGGCGGAGTCAGTGCCTCCAAATGACTTGCTG AATGGATCTGGTAGTTTACAGAAAGCCGGTAACATCCATGAAGACCCTCCTCATTCTGAAGCTGCGGATGTGAGAACTCCACTTGATCACGGTAATAGGCCTAATGCATCTCCAAATATCCCAGAGCAGAATGCGAGATCCTCACCGAGGACCCAAAACTTTGTCTCTGCACATGGTGGTGGCAGAGGCATAGCACCATCTTCTAATTATCATCATGGAGTTGGACCTTCAG GGTTTAGAGATGAAGGGTTGGAAGCAGAGCAATCATTTCCTGCAGATGGTAATTTTTCTGTTGGCAGGCAGAATTGGAACATGGAATTTAAGGATGCTACCTCTGCTGCTCAAGCAGCGGCTGTGTCTGCAGAACGTGCAAGCCTAGCCGCCAGAGCTGCTGCAGAACTTTCAAGGTTTACAAGGCAATATTCCTCAGAATCTCAGAGGTCTGAAGTACAGTCATCAGGAGGCAGAGGACCAGGAAGGTACGATACAAGTTCCTGTGAACAGTTTCACAAAGATTCATCAACCAGCTCTTTACCTGATAGAAATCCTAGGTTTCAAAATGAAAGGATCGGTAGTTTGCAACACGAAGATCTGGCCAGAGCGAGAAGACAATTTCATGATGATAATTATGGTACTTCAGTAGTTGGAGAACCAGGAAAGTATGATACTTCCAGCATCCATGAACATTTTCCTAAAGATCCAGTGATCAGCTCTTCACCCGATAGAAACTCAAGGTTTCAACATGAAAGGACGGATGGTTTGCAACGCGATAATCTATCTAGAGTAACAAGACATCACAATGAAAGTCATGGCACTTCGGATAGGCCTGGGTCACAAGTCCCCTCAGGTTCCACAGGCTCAATTAATAATGATAATTCATTCTCTAGCCTTGAAGAAGGTGATAGGTATATGCAGAAAAGCTTATCAAAAGAGGACAGTAGAGACAAAATGATTATGAAGAATGATTCAACTGGGAGAACTGAATCTCAATCCATGAGTGGCTTTGAGAATGATTCAACTGAGAACTTCAATTATTTTGGAGAAAAAACTACTACAAAAGATCCAAAAATCAATTCTTCTGATTCTTATTTAAGCACTTCTGATTTTGGTGAAAATATTCCTCATTCTAGTCACCGAAGTTTTGGATATGATGCGACTAATGATCCGTATACTGGTGTTTACCAAGGTCATGTTCCCAGTGAAACCGTTAATAAGAATTCTCATGATTCTGCCTCTGTTGCTTTTGACGATTCTGGTTCAGAAGATGAGGATCATATTAAGTTTGACTCGGATCCTGTATATGATGACCAGCAGGCCAAACTTTATTTTCCATCGCCAGAAAGGAAATCACCTACTTACGACTCCGCAAATAAAAACTCGTGGAGCTTTCACTATGACAAATCACCGGAGAAGTCTCCTTTGTCATCAGAAATCTTTGTGGAAAGGCACTCTCCTCAATTATCTGAAAACTTGGTTGCCTCTGGTAACGATTCACGACCAGAGAATGTTGTGCCAACCTTTGATGATTCTGATTGTATGAATTCCGAAAGTGACAGCGAGATGGTCCGCTCCCCGATTGGGAGGTCAAAAGATATTCAAAATGTGTCCTATGAACATGCATGGAATCATGACTCACCAAGATCCTCCTCCTTGTCCGACAAAATGGTGTCCGGAGGAGTGCAAAGACAAGTTAAAGGTGATAAAAGTGACTCACTTAGTTTCAGTTCAGAAGATGAGCATAAGCATAAAAAATCCCAAGATAGAAAGGACGACGGCAGTGCCCCAGCTTTGCCCAGGACACAGACAGATGATGGTAGTTTAGCTTCTTCAGTCTCTGGTTTCGAAAAGGAATTGACATTTGGGAAGTTAACAGGTGGTCTTAAGCACAAAGGTCATATCCCTCCACCTTACATAAGGAGCCAGTTAAATAATGTTTCATCTTCAGTAGAGAAACCTCAGGAAAGTCCCGAGTTGAGGTCACAAGCTGTTGCCCCCCCTAAGAGTTCCGTTGGTTTAGGAGTGAGGATGAAAAGAGACGAGAAGTCAAGCTCAAGATTGGAAGGCACCCGTTCTGATTCAGACACTGACAGTTCTGATGATGATTTTTCACAAGAGACTTCAAGTTACAGACAAAAAACAGGAAGAAAAGTTAATACAAAACATGCGGTCTTACGAGGTTCAACTACATATTTTGATTCTGATAGCAGTGATTCCGAGGTTGGTCCTAAAGAGCAATCTCTTGCTGGTAGAAGTCAATTGGGTAGTGGATTCTCTCGTAGGACTAAAGCCTCTTCCTCCAGCTTAGATACAAACTTTTCCTCTAAGTTTAAAATGAGCTATGAAGCAGCTGTTAATTCCGACTCGGGTTCAGACAGAAAATCCAGCAGGAACTCATTCAGTGCTAAAGTACAGGAACACCAGAAACCTGTCATGAATTCTTATGTTGCTGATACACAAGTACCGCAGAGACTGACCAGGAATTTTGACAGTGGTGATATACATGAAGCCCCATCAGATAAAAGGAAGAGTTCGGAGCAGCCCAGCGTTAGACCCACAGTTTCAAGGCCTAATTCACAGCCCAAGATCACATCACAGGAAGGGAGTCGGAAGTCAAGGGTGGAACAACCATCAAGCTCTGCCCAAATGGCAGCAACATCAGGTAGCAATGATGCTCTAAAGGCACCAGCCTCGAGTGGGAACAAATTTTCCAGAGAGGATAGTATGAATAAAGCTAGTCATGTACATCCAAAGCTGCCTGATTATGATGATATAGCTGCCAAACTGCAGGCGCTTCGAATGAATCCCAAGTGA